In one window of Shewanella goraebulensis DNA:
- a CDS encoding glycerophosphodiester phosphodiesterase, translating to MLIFAHRGASGYEVENTLAAMEKALALNVQAIELDVYNIEGELYVFHDRRLEFKTSGFGLTHLKSKQEINNVTIKQHPIPTLWQVMELINGRCIVNIELKGYRTAEPLIAIYPKLISELNFTDEQLLVSSFNQPYLNLVKQHFPNARVAPILAGVPLHYAESVTALNAYSIHVDIHFVTHEMVKDAHQRGAKVYVYTVDNPEDICALKGLGVDGIFSNYPDKAAAALIECNTDNSHKQWFG from the coding sequence ATGCTGATTTTTGCACACCGTGGCGCAAGTGGTTATGAAGTAGAAAACACCTTAGCTGCTATGGAGAAGGCACTTGCACTGAATGTGCAAGCTATTGAACTTGATGTTTATAACATTGAAGGTGAGCTCTATGTATTTCATGATCGCCGACTTGAATTCAAAACTTCAGGCTTCGGCTTAACTCACCTAAAATCGAAACAAGAAATCAATAACGTCACTATAAAGCAACATCCAATACCAACTCTGTGGCAAGTGATGGAGTTAATTAATGGTCGTTGTATTGTGAATATCGAATTAAAGGGCTATCGCACCGCTGAGCCTTTAATAGCTATTTATCCTAAGCTAATCAGTGAGCTAAACTTTACCGATGAGCAATTATTGGTTTCATCGTTTAATCAACCATATTTAAACCTTGTTAAACAACATTTTCCAAATGCCAGAGTTGCTCCAATTCTTGCTGGAGTCCCACTGCATTACGCAGAATCAGTCACTGCATTAAATGCCTACTCTATTCATGTCGACATACATTTTGTTACCCATGAAATGGTAAAAGATGCTCACCAACGAGGTGCAAAGGTTTATGTTTATACCGTCGATAATCCTGAAGACATTTGCGCACTTAAAGGCTTAGGTGTTGATGGTATTTTCAGTAACTATCCAGATAAAGCCGCAGCAGCGTTAATCGAATGCAATACTGATAATAGCCATAAACAGTGGTTTGGATAA
- the parC gene encoding DNA topoisomerase IV subunit A: MSDAIELSLDGVEQMPLRRFTEEAYLNYSMYVIMDRALPHIGDGLKPVQRRIIYAMSELGLSAQSKHKKSARTVGDVLGKYHPHGDSACYEAMVLMAQPFSYRYPLVDGQGNWGAPDDPKSFAAMRYTEAKLSKFSEVLLSELGQGTVDWGVNFDGTMKEPKSLPARLPHILLNGITGIAVGMATDIPPHNVRELVSACVELLENPKADLARLMEFVPGPDYPTYAEIITPSKDIAKIYETGRGSIKMRAVYDIDNGEVVITALPHQAGSGKILEQIANQMQAKKLPMVADLRDESDHENPVRLVVVPRSNRVDCDQLMAHLFATTDLEKSFRVNLNVLGLDGRPKVKGLKELLTEWLTYRISTVTRRLQFRLDKVLARLHILDALMIAFLNIDEVIEIIRFHDEPKAELMARFELSEKQAEAILDLKLRHLAKLEEFKIKGEQEELAAERDKLELILGSERRLKTLVKKELIQDGETFGDDRRSPIIERLESKALTEQELTPAESVTVVLSDKGWVRCAKGHDVDGEGLNYKAGDAFLCSASGKSNQPTVFIDSTGRAFATDTHTLPSARSQGEPITTRFNLSPGAVMRHVLLGVDSQCYLLASDAGYGFIGSYADMISRNKAGKALLSLPANAQSLMPKLVNKGVTQSIIAITNEGRMLIFDVDALPQLSKGKGNKIIGIPTDRAKSREELLIHLDIIPEDASVTLWAGKRKLTLKPSDLEHYRGERGRRGAKLPRGLQRVDSVQIEQGSQATELESDEPSE, from the coding sequence AGAAGTCAGCCCGTACCGTTGGTGATGTATTAGGTAAGTACCATCCGCACGGTGATAGCGCGTGTTACGAAGCCATGGTATTAATGGCGCAGCCATTTTCATATCGTTACCCTTTGGTAGACGGTCAAGGAAACTGGGGTGCTCCAGACGATCCTAAATCTTTCGCTGCGATGCGTTATACCGAAGCAAAACTTTCAAAATTTTCTGAAGTACTATTGTCTGAGCTTGGCCAAGGCACAGTTGATTGGGGCGTTAACTTTGACGGTACCATGAAAGAGCCAAAGTCATTACCTGCTCGCTTACCACATATTTTACTTAATGGTATTACTGGTATTGCTGTTGGTATGGCAACTGATATTCCGCCGCATAACGTGCGTGAATTAGTATCAGCATGTGTTGAGTTACTCGAAAACCCTAAGGCTGACTTAGCACGTCTGATGGAGTTTGTCCCCGGCCCCGATTATCCAACTTACGCAGAGATCATTACCCCAAGTAAAGATATCGCTAAGATATACGAAACTGGACGTGGCTCAATCAAAATGCGCGCGGTTTACGATATTGATAACGGTGAAGTGGTTATTACAGCTTTGCCGCATCAAGCGGGTAGCGGCAAAATTCTTGAACAAATCGCTAATCAAATGCAGGCCAAAAAGCTACCAATGGTGGCTGATTTACGTGACGAATCTGATCACGAAAACCCAGTTCGTCTAGTGGTTGTGCCTCGTTCAAATCGCGTTGATTGCGATCAACTGATGGCGCACTTATTTGCCACTACAGATTTAGAAAAGAGCTTTCGCGTTAATTTAAACGTCTTAGGTCTTGATGGCCGCCCTAAAGTGAAAGGACTAAAAGAGCTATTAACTGAATGGCTGACCTACCGCATTTCAACAGTGACTCGCCGTTTACAGTTCCGACTAGATAAAGTGCTGGCGCGACTTCATATTCTTGATGCGTTAATGATCGCGTTCTTGAATATTGATGAAGTGATTGAAATTATCCGCTTCCATGATGAACCAAAAGCTGAGTTAATGGCGCGTTTTGAGTTATCTGAGAAGCAAGCAGAAGCTATTTTAGACTTAAAACTACGTCATTTAGCCAAGCTTGAAGAATTCAAAATTAAAGGCGAGCAGGAAGAGTTGGCTGCTGAGCGTGACAAGCTTGAGTTAATCTTAGGTTCAGAACGTCGTTTAAAAACCTTAGTTAAGAAAGAGTTGATTCAAGATGGTGAAACATTTGGCGATGACAGACGCTCACCAATTATTGAACGTTTAGAATCTAAAGCATTAACAGAGCAAGAGCTTACGCCAGCGGAATCTGTGACGGTTGTACTGTCAGATAAAGGTTGGGTTCGCTGCGCCAAAGGGCATGATGTTGATGGCGAAGGGCTAAACTATAAAGCGGGGGATGCTTTCCTTTGTAGTGCCAGTGGTAAGAGTAACCAGCCAACGGTATTTATTGACTCTACAGGGCGGGCTTTTGCAACGGATACCCATACTTTACCTTCAGCTAGAAGTCAGGGTGAACCAATAACAACTCGCTTTAATTTATCACCGGGTGCGGTAATGCGTCACGTATTATTGGGGGTGGATAGTCAATGCTATTTACTTGCTAGTGATGCAGGTTATGGCTTTATTGGTTCCTATGCCGATATGATAAGTCGTAATAAAGCGGGTAAAGCCTTACTCAGCTTACCTGCTAATGCACAATCGTTAATGCCTAAGCTTGTGAATAAGGGCGTGACACAGTCAATTATTGCGATTACTAATGAAGGCCGCATGCTGATATTTGATGTGGATGCACTGCCTCAATTATCTAAAGGTAAGGGTAATAAGATCATTGGTATTCCAACGGATCGTGCTAAGAGCCGTGAAGAGTTACTTATCCATCTTGATATTATCCCTGAAGACGCCTCAGTGACCTTATGGGCAGGTAAACGTAAGTTAACCTTGAAACCATCTGACTTAGAGCATTATCGTGGTGAGAGAGGCCGTCGTGGTGCCAAACTGCCTAGAGGTCTACAGCGGGTTGATAGCGTGCAGATTGAGCAGGGCTCACAAGCCACCGAACTTGAATCAGATGAACCTTCTGAATAA
- a CDS encoding DUF3392 domain-containing protein, whose protein sequence is MNQIIAFLSKLGAMLHPWMTEIATALVACTIVIFATDINRVLRRALSGSGFFIRTCAFVLVNAFGYGLAIVSISPWLASQLRAIPSQWMLLIVIAIFFGIGAWAQRNRQV, encoded by the coding sequence ATGAATCAAATCATAGCATTTTTATCGAAATTAGGCGCTATGTTACATCCATGGATGACTGAAATTGCCACCGCTTTAGTGGCCTGTACGATTGTTATTTTTGCGACCGATATAAATCGAGTATTGAGAAGAGCATTATCAGGAAGTGGCTTTTTTATCAGAACCTGTGCATTTGTTTTGGTGAATGCGTTTGGTTATGGTTTAGCTATTGTAAGTATCAGCCCATGGCTTGCAAGTCAGCTAAGGGCGATACCATCTCAATGGATGTTACTTATTGTTATTGCGATATTTTTCGGCATCGGTGCTTGGGCCCAACGAAACAGGCAGGTATAA
- a CDS encoding D-2-hydroxyacid dehydrogenase — MAHKLLLLTQENDKYRELLTSYNLPDLIILGDDPSSICEANIWFAEPQLAAPLLNLGTELKWLQSTFAGVDKITGSRQRRDYNLTNIKGIFGPLMSEYLFGYLLAHQREHAKYKQQQQQQQWAPGNFRTLQGQQLLLLGTGSIAQHIAQTAKHFGMKVTGLSKTGTSKPFFDHVDTIAHLAEYLPKAHAVASILPSTLDTENMLNETMLTLLPAESVLFNLGRGNVLDLDALAKQLQQQPQQYAVLDVFNQEPLQSDHAIWQCPNAIITPHIAAPSFPEQVAEVFVENFHLWNKQQPLNHQVDFIKGY; from the coding sequence ATGGCGCATAAATTACTGCTATTAACCCAAGAAAATGATAAATATCGCGAGTTATTAACTAGCTATAACTTACCAGATCTTATTATTTTAGGGGATGATCCTAGCAGTATTTGTGAAGCTAATATTTGGTTTGCAGAGCCCCAACTTGCGGCCCCGCTGCTAAACTTAGGCACTGAGCTTAAATGGTTACAGTCAACATTTGCCGGCGTTGATAAAATCACAGGTTCACGCCAACGCCGCGATTATAACCTAACAAATATCAAAGGTATTTTTGGTCCGTTAATGAGTGAATACTTGTTTGGCTATTTGCTTGCTCATCAGCGTGAGCATGCCAAATATAAGCAGCAACAACAGCAACAGCAATGGGCGCCTGGTAACTTCCGCACGCTTCAAGGGCAACAATTATTACTGCTTGGTACTGGTTCCATTGCACAGCATATTGCCCAAACCGCCAAACATTTCGGCATGAAAGTCACTGGATTAAGTAAAACCGGAACCAGCAAACCATTTTTTGATCATGTGGATACGATTGCTCATTTAGCAGAGTACTTACCTAAAGCTCACGCTGTAGCCAGTATTTTGCCTAGTACTTTAGACACTGAAAACATGCTCAATGAAACCATGTTAACACTACTACCTGCGGAATCAGTTTTGTTTAATCTAGGACGAGGAAATGTCCTAGATTTAGATGCCCTCGCCAAGCAGTTGCAGCAACAACCGCAGCAATATGCAGTATTAGATGTATTCAACCAAGAACCACTTCAAAGTGACCACGCAATTTGGCAATGCCCTAATGCCATTATTACACCTCACATTGCCGCACCAAGTTTTCCTGAACAAGTCGCTGAAGTCTTCGTCGAAAACTTCCATTTATGGAATAAACAGCAGCCCCTCAATCACCAAGTTGATTTTATTAAAGGCTATTAG
- a CDS encoding bacterioferritin-associated ferredoxin, with protein MYVCLCHGITDTQIREAVSKHGDSSLADVKKRLGVADQCGKCSRMATNIIKAQVDVEPNFYEVA; from the coding sequence ATGTACGTTTGTCTTTGTCACGGAATTACTGATACCCAAATCAGAGAAGCAGTAAGCAAGCATGGCGACAGCTCTTTAGCTGACGTTAAAAAACGCTTAGGTGTTGCTGATCAGTGTGGTAAGTGTTCACGTATGGCGACTAACATCATTAAAGCGCAAGTCGATGTCGAGCCTAACTTCTACGAAGTCGCGTAA